The genomic window CTGCCGATCATCAGTAGGCAGGCCGACCGCTGCATGGACTGCGGGATCCCGTTCTGCCACGAAGCCTGTCCGCTGGGGAACCTGATCCCCGAGTGGAACGACCTCGTGTCGCGGGAGGACTGGCGGGCGGCGAGCGACCGGCTGCACGCCACGAACAACTTCCCCGAGTTCACCGGGCGGTTGTGTCCCGCGCCCTGTGAGGCGGGGTGTGTGCTGGCGATCAACCAGCCGGCGGTGACCATCAAGAACGTCGAGGTGGCCATCGCCGACCGGGCCTGGGCGGACGGTCTCACACCGCCGCGCCCGCCCGACCGGCTGTCCGGGAAGACGGTCGCCGTCATCGGCTCCGGGCCCACCGGGCTGGCGGCGGCGCAGCAGTTGACGCGGGCCGGGCACACGGTCGCGGTGTATGAACGGGCCGACCGGATCGGGGGGTTGCTGCGGTACGGGATCCCCGCGTTCAAGATGGAGAAGCGGCATCTGGACCGGCGGCTGGAGCAGATGCGGGCGGAGGGTACGAAGTTCCGTACGTCGACCGCCATAGGGAAGGACATCGGAGCGGCCGAGCTGCGGGCCCGGTACGACGCCGTGGTCATCGCGACCGGCGCCACGGCCTGGCGGGAACTGGACGTGCCTGGGCGGGAGCTGGGCGGTATTCACCAGGCGATGGAGTATCTGCCGCTGGCGGACCGGGTGTGCGAGGGGGATCTGGAGGTGTCGCCGTTGTCGGCGGCCGGGAAGCATGTCGTGATCGTCGGGGGCGGTGACACGGGGGCGGACTGTCTGGGGACGGCGGTGCGGGAAGGGGCCGCGTCCGTGACCCAGTTGGACATCTATCCGCTGCCGGAGGCGGAGCGGGACGAGGACGTCGATCCGTGGCCGACGTATCCGAAGGTCTACCGGCTCTCGGCGGCGCATGAGGAGGCGCGCGACCTTCGGACGGCACCGGCGGCGAGCGCCGACGCGCGGCTGTTCGCGGCGTCCACGCTCCGCTTCACCGGGGACGAGGCGGGGCACGTACGGGCGTTGCACCTGGTCGAGGTGGACGAGCGGCGGCAGCCGCGGCCCGGCACCGGGCGGACACTTCCCGCCGATCTCGTGCTGCTCGCCCTCGGGTTCTCCGGGCCGGACCGCCACGACGGGCTCGTCGATCAGCTCGGGCTGGCCCTCGATCCGCGCGGGACGATCACGCGGGGGCCGGACTTCGCGACCAACGTGCCCGGTGTGTACGCCGCCGGGGACGCCGCCCGTGGGCAGTCCCTCATCGTCTGGGCGATCGCCGAGGGGCGGGCGGTGGCCGCCGCGGTCGACCACCGGCTGACCGGGACGGAGCGGCTGCCGGCGCCGATCGGGCCGTACGACCGGCCGATGACGGCGTAGCCGCTGCCCGCGGGACAGACCGCCGCCGTCGGGTCACGGCTGGTTCGGCACCGCCGGTCACCGTGGGGGTGATCGTCGTCGCGGCGGGATGTAGTCACGGGGGTCGGCCGGCCCGATGATCCAGCCGTCGTCAGTGCCGGCGCCCGCCGGTGGCTGGCCGCCGGTGGCTGGGCACGCCGGTCTAGCGGTCGTCCGTGCCTGCCTGTTTGCCTGTGGACAGGGCGATGCGGTTCCACGTGTTGATGGTGAGGATCAGGGCGAGGACGTGGGCCAGTTCGGTGTCGTCGAAGTGGGTGGAGGCTTCGGCGTAGACGGCGTCGGGAACGCCGCCGTCGGCGACGAGGGTGACCGCTTCGGTGAGGGCGAGGGCGGCCTGTTCGCGGGCGGTGAAGAAGTGCCGGGCCTCGCGCCAGACCGGGATCATGTGGAGCCGGTCCTCGCTCTCGCCGGCCTTGCGGGCGTCGTTGGTGTGCATGTGGAGGCAGTAGGCGCAGTGGTTGAGGTGGGAGGCGCGGATCTGGATCAGTTCGACCATCGTCGGGTCGAGGCCCTCGCGGGCCGCCGCGTCGAAGCCGATGAGGGCGCGGAAGACGTTCCGGGCGGACTTCGCGAAGTCGAGGCGAGGGGCTGCGGCTGCGGCTACCGGAGGCGTCGCCGCCGCGTCGCTGGTCGTCGGCGTGCCTGTCGTCGCGTTCGCTGTCGTGTTCGTCGTCATGACCATGAATCTATGAGGCGGAAAGACCTGCCGTAGGGTGCATTTTCATGGTGGATTCATGGGTCAATTCGGCGGAGCGGATCGGGGCCGATCTGCATCTCGAACTGTCCGGTGGGAGTGGGCGGCGCGCGGCGCTGATCCGGGCGCTGCGGGACGCGGTGCGTGGTGGTCGGCTCGCTCCTGGGACCCGGTTGCCCCCGTACCGCTCGCTCGCCGCGGATCTGGGCATCGCGCGCAACACGGTCGCCGACGCGTACGCGGAGCTGGTCGCCGAAGGCTGGCTGACGGCCCGGCAGGGTTCGGGGACGCGAGTCGCCATGGGGCTACCTCCCACGCCCTTCAGGCAGTGGGGGAGGGCCGAACCGCTGGGTGCTCCCGCGCGCGTCCCCCGAAGCGCGCCTCCGCGCGCGCGTGGGCCACGGCACGATCTGCGGCAGGGCACGCCGGACGTGTCGGCGTTCCCGCGTGCGGCCTGGGCGGCGTCGTACCGCAGGGCGCTGACGCAGGCGCCCAACGAGGCGTTCGGACCGGGTGATCCGGCGGGCCGGGTCGAGCTGCGGGAGGCGCTCACCGAGTATCTGGCACGCGCGCGTGGCGTGCGGACCGAGCCGTCGCGGATCGTGATCTGTTCCGGCTTCGGGCACGCGCTGCGGCTGCTGTTCCACGGCCGGGTGCTGCGGGGGCCGCTGGCCGTGGAGTCGTACGGTCTTGGCTTCCACCGTGAGCTGCTGGCGGCGGCCTCCGTACGGACTGTTCCGCTGCCGCTCGACGAGGACGGTGCCCGGGTGGACGGGTTGGACGGGGAGCGGGCCGTGCTGCTCACGCCCGCGCACCAGTTCCCCACCGGAGGGCCACTGCATCCCGTCCGGCGTGCCGCCGTCGTGGACTGGGCACGCGCGCGTGGCGGGGTGATTCTGGAGGACGACTACGACGGGGCGTTCCGCTACGACCGCAAGCCCGTCGGGGCCGTGCAGGGCCTGGATCCCGAGCGGGTCGTGCACATCGGCTCGGTCAGCAAGAGCCTTTCGCCGGCGCTGCGGCTGGGGTGGATGGTCCTGCCTGAGCGGTACGTCGACGCCGTACTGGACGCGAAGGGCGAGCGGGAGGCGTGGGCGAGCGTGCCGGAGCAGCTGGCGCTCGCGGACTTCGTCGTCTCCGGGGCGTACGACCGTCATGTGCGGCGTATGCGGCAGCGGTACCGGGCGCGGCGCGACCGGCTGGTCGCGGCCCTCGCCGCGCACGCGCCGCACATCGAGGCCACCGGGATCGCGGCCGGGCTGCACGCCGTGCTGCGGCTGCCGCCCGGGACCGAGCGGTCCGCGGTGAAGGCGGCGGCCTGGCGGGGCGTCGCGCTCGACGGGCTGGCCGCGTTCCGGCACCCCGAGGCGGCGGGTGATGCCCCGGACGGGCTCGTCGTGGGGTACGCGACGCCTGCGGAGCACGCGTACGGGGCGGCTCTGGAGGCGCTGTGCGGGGTGCTGCCGCCCAGGTGAGCGGCCGTGAGACGCGACGGGTCTGCCCGTGACCGGTGACCCTGGCGGCCGACCGCACGACGCCAGGCGACCGTGGCGGCCGACCGTACGACAACGGGCGCCCCAGGCGGCCGTCGGATGGCCGGGAGGTGTCTCCGGGTCGACAGGAAATCGACGGCGGTGGGATCCTTGGTGCCAGGAGGTGTGTCATCGCTGCTGCCATGGGTCCAGACATTCGGCGGTGATCTGCCCCATCCTTCGTTCCGTCGTCAGGCGTAGGGCCCTCCTCCCTCGCGTCCCCCCTGTTGACGGCCGGTCCTGGAGGGTGCTCGATGACGACGCTCGACGAACGTCACGGAGAACACCGGGAAGGTGCGCACGACGAGGTGCCGTCCCGGGGTGGGGGCACACTCGGTTCTCACATCGTCCTCCTGAGTGAGCCGACGGCCTCACTCCCCCTGCTCGCCGGTTCCAAGGCGGCCCATCTCGCGCGCGCCGCTCGCGCGGGGCTTCCGGTGCTGCCCGGCTTCGTGATCCCGCACGGCCCACGGGACCCGCACAGCGAGGAGCGCGCGGCCGAGACCTCCGCCCTGCCGCGCGCCTGGGACGAACTGTCCCAGCATGGTGCGCGTCCTCTCGTCGTACGGTCTTCCTCGCCTCAGGAGGACACTCGCGAGTCCTCTCTGGCGGGGCAGTTCGACTCGGTGC from Streptomyces sp. DSM 40750 includes these protein-coding regions:
- a CDS encoding glutamate synthase subunit beta, with the translated sequence MADPKGFLTTPREEWPRRPVEERVRDWDEVYVPGALLPIISRQADRCMDCGIPFCHEACPLGNLIPEWNDLVSREDWRAASDRLHATNNFPEFTGRLCPAPCEAGCVLAINQPAVTIKNVEVAIADRAWADGLTPPRPPDRLSGKTVAVIGSGPTGLAAAQQLTRAGHTVAVYERADRIGGLLRYGIPAFKMEKRHLDRRLEQMRAEGTKFRTSTAIGKDIGAAELRARYDAVVIATGATAWRELDVPGRELGGIHQAMEYLPLADRVCEGDLEVSPLSAAGKHVVIVGGGDTGADCLGTAVREGAASVTQLDIYPLPEAERDEDVDPWPTYPKVYRLSAAHEEARDLRTAPAASADARLFAASTLRFTGDEAGHVRALHLVEVDERRQPRPGTGRTLPADLVLLALGFSGPDRHDGLVDQLGLALDPRGTITRGPDFATNVPGVYAAGDAARGQSLIVWAIAEGRAVAAAVDHRLTGTERLPAPIGPYDRPMTA
- a CDS encoding carboxymuconolactone decarboxylase family protein — protein: MTTNTTANATTGTPTTSDAAATPPVAAAAAPRLDFAKSARNVFRALIGFDAAAREGLDPTMVELIQIRASHLNHCAYCLHMHTNDARKAGESEDRLHMIPVWREARHFFTAREQAALALTEAVTLVADGGVPDAVYAEASTHFDDTELAHVLALILTINTWNRIALSTGKQAGTDDR
- the pdxR gene encoding MocR-like pyridoxine biosynthesis transcription factor PdxR, giving the protein MVDSWVNSAERIGADLHLELSGGSGRRAALIRALRDAVRGGRLAPGTRLPPYRSLAADLGIARNTVADAYAELVAEGWLTARQGSGTRVAMGLPPTPFRQWGRAEPLGAPARVPRSAPPRARGPRHDLRQGTPDVSAFPRAAWAASYRRALTQAPNEAFGPGDPAGRVELREALTEYLARARGVRTEPSRIVICSGFGHALRLLFHGRVLRGPLAVESYGLGFHRELLAAASVRTVPLPLDEDGARVDGLDGERAVLLTPAHQFPTGGPLHPVRRAAVVDWARARGGVILEDDYDGAFRYDRKPVGAVQGLDPERVVHIGSVSKSLSPALRLGWMVLPERYVDAVLDAKGEREAWASVPEQLALADFVVSGAYDRHVRRMRQRYRARRDRLVAALAAHAPHIEATGIAAGLHAVLRLPPGTERSAVKAAAWRGVALDGLAAFRHPEAAGDAPDGLVVGYATPAEHAYGAALEALCGVLPPR